The following proteins are co-located in the Palaemon carinicauda isolate YSFRI2023 chromosome 3, ASM3689809v2, whole genome shotgun sequence genome:
- the Vps24 gene encoding charged multivesicular body protein 3 translates to MGLFSKSPSKAPKDQVNEWCSKIRKEGYGLDRQIRAVQREEEKVKRSLKEAAKKNDKEVCRMLAKELVQSRKAIARIYTSKAHLNSVQCQMKAQLATLRVAGSLQQSTEVMKAMQELVKLPEISKTMMDLSREMMKAGIIEEMLEDTMESLEPEELEEEAQQEVDKILWEVTAGQMGEAPAMVTDALPAEPEGAAAIEPEEAEPEEDMEEMRSRLEALRS, encoded by the exons ATGGGGTTGTTCTCAAAGTCGCCCTCCAAGGCCCCCAAGGATCAG GTCAACGAATGGTGCAGTAAGATAAGGAAAGAAGGATATGGCCTGGATCGTCAGATCAGAG CCGTCCAACGCGAGGAGGAAAAAGTGAAGCGTTCACTCAAAGAAGCTGCCAAAAAGAATGACAAAGAAGTGTGTCGCATGCTCGCCAAAGAACTTGTCCAGTCGCGGAAAGCCATCGCGCGCATATACACCAGCAAGGCCCACCTAAACTCCGTTCAGTGCCAGATGAAGGCTCAGCTTG CCACCCTTCGAGTCGCCGGCTCCCTGCAGCAGTCGACGGAAGTGATGAAGGCGATGCAAGAGTTGGTGAAGCTCCCCGAGATCAGCAAGACCATGATGGACCTGAGCCGAGAGATGATGAAGGCTGGGATCATCGAGGAAATGCTGGAGGACACAATGGAGAGTCTGGAACCGGAGGAACTGGAGGAGGAGGCGCAACAGGAAGTGGATAAG ATTCTCTGGGAAGTCACAGCCGGCCAGATGGGCGAGGCCCCTGCCATGGTGACGGACGCCCTACCAGCCGAGCCCGAGGGCGCCGCGGCCATCGAGCCGGAAGAAGCAGAGCCGGAAGAAGACATGGAAGAAATGAGGAGTCGCTTAGAAGCCCTGAGGAGTTGA
- the LOC137638659 gene encoding ATP-dependent RNA helicase DDX24 isoform X2, which translates to MGKKTKKQKLAAENTLLSTPVKCGDEFEGLVSFEELSSCTFMSMTKQGKIKREIWKDGKIIKKKDKKKAKQKSDELKTNQIATSKPKKEGKKAAVTNGVEKEELKPSDHPNKKRKKKKNSDKPAPSKKARYDNATFHGSNQEAKENVDMSAWDSLFVPEEVLKALSELGFSNPTEIQRLVLPAAIKGRMDIIGAAETGSGKTLAFGIPIIHGILHDIAHESEHPESEGSLENDSEDGDFADEEDGDVEDGIEEVDGDLAELENGDSEESDDEGDEFAHENFEDAIDIGGEIPGDESDDDAGSGSDVESEFNEEDMDQNLGCVKVIDNVKFDFLKDDESKPNTGQRVGKPLRCLIVTPTRELAVQVKSHLASVLVHTNIKVAVVIGGVASEKQTRILNRRPEIVVGTPGRLWELIEQGNEHLGQIENIKYLAIDETDRMVEQGHFEELKKLLEIINGNEAARLRRQNFVFSATLTLVHKGKRRVKTKGKVTMTSEIKVKQLAKMIGLKDKPKIVDVTRKFGTAESLTESRINCDKEEKDYYLYYILKQYPGRTLVFCNSIDCVRRLQNLFTFLQCQPMSLHASMHQKQRLKSLERFSSSSVALLLATDVAARGLDIPNIQHVIHYQTPRTAETYIHRSGRTARAEQEGLSVLFIDSSEIKKYRQLCLSLNRATDLPPFPVEVNIMEQVKKRVDFARQLELMDHSNRKERAEDNWFKKAARDADILLDSDDDDEDEKTNQAMMAARAKRENKVMKAKLRQMLSRPMVGSGFSGKYPTQTGSLLLPLLREQREDGDEQDGKDALSVMKKEAVEFTKLVKKVKPRPPKKKKVNTRKFKGYEKRRNKLIKEKERREKEEKQRD; encoded by the exons ATGGGCAAAAAAACCAAGAAACAGAAACTTGCCGCCGAAAATACGCTACTTTCGACGCCCGTGAAGTGTGGCGATGAATTCGAAGGACTCGTCAGCTTTGAGGAGTTGTCATCCTGTACATTCATGTCTATGACTAAGCAAGGGAAAATCAAGAGAGAAATTTGGAAGGATGGCAAAATCATAAAAAAG AAAGATAAAAAGAAGGCTAAACAGAAATCCGATGAGCTCAAGACTAACCAAATAGCCACAAGTAAACCaaagaaagagggaaaaaaagCGGCAGTGACTAACGGGGTCGAAAAAGAGGAATTGAAACCGTCGGACCATCCAAATAAGAaacgaaagaag AAGAAGAACTCCGACAAACCTGCCCCTTCCAAAAAAGCTCGCTACGACAATGCCACTTTTCACGGATCCAATCAAGAAGCCAAGGAAAATGTCGATATGTCAGCCTGGGATTCTCTGTTTGTTCCTGAGGAAGTTCTGAAAGCACTTTCCGAACTTGGTTTCTCAAATCCCACAGAAATTCAG AGACTCGTCTTACCAGCGGCCATCAAAGGACGTATGGACATAATTGGTGCCGCTGAGACCGGAAGTGGTAAAACGTTAGCCTTTGGTATCCCCATCATTCATGGAATCCTCCACGATATAGCGCACGAGTCCGAGCACCCGGAAAGCGAAGGGTCGTTGGAAAATGACAGCGAAGATGGTGATTTCGCCGACGAGGAGGACGGAGACGTCGAAGACGGCATCGAAGAAGTTGACGGTGATTTGGCCGAGTTAGAGAACGGGGACAGTGAAGAGAGTGATGATGAAGGGGACGAGTTTGCTCATGAGAATTTTGAGGACGCCATAGATATCGGAGGTGAAATCCCAGGCGACGAAAGTGATGACGATGCAGGGAGCGGCAGTGATGTCGAGAGCGAGTTCAATGAGGAAGACATGGATCAGAACCTGGGCTGTGTGAAAGTCATCGATAACGTCAAGTTTGACTTTTTAAAAGACGACGAAAGCAAACCTAACACTGGACAGCGTGTAGGAAAGCCACTGAGATGTCTCATTGTGACCCCAACTCGAGAATTAGCGGTTCAG GTGAAAAGCCACTTAGCATCGGTGCTAGTTCACACAAATATCAAAGTGGCTGTTGTGATTGGTGGCGTGGCAAGCGAGAAACAGACGAGGATATTGAACCGTAGGCCGGAGATTGTCGTCGGAACGCCGGGAAGGTTGTGGGAACTGATTGAACAGGGCAATGAACACCTCGGTCAAATAGAAAATATTAA GTACTTGGCCATTGACGAAACCGATCGCATGGTCGAGCAGGGTCACTTTGAGGAGTTGAAGAAACTTCTGGAGATCATCAACGGTAACGAAGCCGCCAGATTGAGGCGGCAGAACTTTGTATTTTCGGCAACCCTCACTCTCGTGCACAAGGGGAAGAGACGCGTGAAAACGAAGGGAAAG gtaacaaTGACTTCAGAAATCAAAGTGAAGCAGCTAGCAAAAATGATTGGTTTGAAGGACAAGCCCAAGATAGTCGACGTCACCCGGAAATTTGGAACTGCGGAGAGTCTGACGGAATCGAGGATTAACTGTGATAAA GAGGAGAAAGACTACTACCTGTACTATATTTTGAAACAGTACCCAGGTCGAACTCTGGTATTTTGCAACAGCATCGATTGCGTACGAAGATTGCAAAATCTGTTTACTTTCCTCCAGTGCCAACCCATG TCTCTCCATGCTTCGATGCACCAAAAACAGCGACTGAAGAGCCTCGAGAGGTTCTCTTCCAGTTCCGTGGCGTTGCTCTTGGCTACGGATGTCGCGGCTAGAGGTCTAGACATACCCAACATTCAGCATGTTATTCATTATCAGACTCCACGAACAGCAGAG ACTTACATCCACCGCAGCGGACGGACAGCGAGAGCCGAACAAGAAGGGCTCAGCGTTCTTTTCATCGATTCGTCGGAAATCAAAAAGTATCGTCAGCTGTGTCTGTCTCTGAATCGTGCGACGGATCTTCCTCCTTTCCCGGTCGAGGTGAACATCATGGAGCAGGTTAAGAAACGTGTGGATTTTGCTCGCCAACTGGAACTGATGGACCATTCGAATCGGAAAGAAAGGGCCGAAGATAACTGGTTCAAGAAAGCAGCCAGGGATGCCGATATCTTGTTGGACTC AGATGACGACGACGAAGACGAAAAAACGAACCAGGCGATGATGGCCGCGCGGGCAAAACGCGAGAACAAGGTCATGAAAGCAAAGTTGAGGCAGATGCTGTCCAGGCCGATGGTGGGGTCAGGGTTCTCCGGCAAGTATCCCACGCAGACCGGGTCTCTCCTCTTGCCCCTCCTCAGGGAACAGAGGGAGGATGGCGACGAACAGGACGGAAAGGACGCTCTGTCGGTGATGAAGAAAGAAGCCGTGGAATTCACCAAACTGGTGAAGAAGGTCAAGCCAAGGCCCCCGAAAAAGAAGAAGGTAAACACCAGGAAATTTAAAGGTTATGAAAAGAGGAGGAACAAGTTAATCAAggaaaaagaaaggagagagaaagaagaaaaacagagagatTGA
- the LOC137638659 gene encoding ATP-dependent RNA helicase DDX24 isoform X1, with protein sequence MGKKTKKQKLAAENTLLSTPVKCGDEFEGLVSFEELSSCTFMSMTKQGKIKREIWKDGKIIKKKDKKKAKQKSDELKTNQIATSKPKKEGKKAAVTNGVEKEELKPSDHPNKKRKKKKETNGVEKEESESSDRPNKKRKKNSDKPAPSKKARYDNATFHGSNQEAKENVDMSAWDSLFVPEEVLKALSELGFSNPTEIQRLVLPAAIKGRMDIIGAAETGSGKTLAFGIPIIHGILHDIAHESEHPESEGSLENDSEDGDFADEEDGDVEDGIEEVDGDLAELENGDSEESDDEGDEFAHENFEDAIDIGGEIPGDESDDDAGSGSDVESEFNEEDMDQNLGCVKVIDNVKFDFLKDDESKPNTGQRVGKPLRCLIVTPTRELAVQVKSHLASVLVHTNIKVAVVIGGVASEKQTRILNRRPEIVVGTPGRLWELIEQGNEHLGQIENIKYLAIDETDRMVEQGHFEELKKLLEIINGNEAARLRRQNFVFSATLTLVHKGKRRVKTKGKVTMTSEIKVKQLAKMIGLKDKPKIVDVTRKFGTAESLTESRINCDKEEKDYYLYYILKQYPGRTLVFCNSIDCVRRLQNLFTFLQCQPMSLHASMHQKQRLKSLERFSSSSVALLLATDVAARGLDIPNIQHVIHYQTPRTAETYIHRSGRTARAEQEGLSVLFIDSSEIKKYRQLCLSLNRATDLPPFPVEVNIMEQVKKRVDFARQLELMDHSNRKERAEDNWFKKAARDADILLDSDDDDEDEKTNQAMMAARAKRENKVMKAKLRQMLSRPMVGSGFSGKYPTQTGSLLLPLLREQREDGDEQDGKDALSVMKKEAVEFTKLVKKVKPRPPKKKKVNTRKFKGYEKRRNKLIKEKERREKEEKQRD encoded by the exons ATGGGCAAAAAAACCAAGAAACAGAAACTTGCCGCCGAAAATACGCTACTTTCGACGCCCGTGAAGTGTGGCGATGAATTCGAAGGACTCGTCAGCTTTGAGGAGTTGTCATCCTGTACATTCATGTCTATGACTAAGCAAGGGAAAATCAAGAGAGAAATTTGGAAGGATGGCAAAATCATAAAAAAG AAAGATAAAAAGAAGGCTAAACAGAAATCCGATGAGCTCAAGACTAACCAAATAGCCACAAGTAAACCaaagaaagagggaaaaaaagCGGCAGTGACTAACGGGGTCGAAAAAGAGGAATTGAAACCGTCGGACCATCCAAATAAGAaacgaaagaagaagaaagaaactaACGGGGTCGAAAAAGAGGAATCGGAATCGTCGGACCGTCCGAATAAGAAACGAAAGAAGAACTCCGACAAACCTGCCCCTTCCAAAAAAGCTCGCTACGACAATGCCACTTTTCACGGATCCAATCAAGAAGCCAAGGAAAATGTCGATATGTCAGCCTGGGATTCTCTGTTTGTTCCTGAGGAAGTTCTGAAAGCACTTTCCGAACTTGGTTTCTCAAATCCCACAGAAATTCAG AGACTCGTCTTACCAGCGGCCATCAAAGGACGTATGGACATAATTGGTGCCGCTGAGACCGGAAGTGGTAAAACGTTAGCCTTTGGTATCCCCATCATTCATGGAATCCTCCACGATATAGCGCACGAGTCCGAGCACCCGGAAAGCGAAGGGTCGTTGGAAAATGACAGCGAAGATGGTGATTTCGCCGACGAGGAGGACGGAGACGTCGAAGACGGCATCGAAGAAGTTGACGGTGATTTGGCCGAGTTAGAGAACGGGGACAGTGAAGAGAGTGATGATGAAGGGGACGAGTTTGCTCATGAGAATTTTGAGGACGCCATAGATATCGGAGGTGAAATCCCAGGCGACGAAAGTGATGACGATGCAGGGAGCGGCAGTGATGTCGAGAGCGAGTTCAATGAGGAAGACATGGATCAGAACCTGGGCTGTGTGAAAGTCATCGATAACGTCAAGTTTGACTTTTTAAAAGACGACGAAAGCAAACCTAACACTGGACAGCGTGTAGGAAAGCCACTGAGATGTCTCATTGTGACCCCAACTCGAGAATTAGCGGTTCAG GTGAAAAGCCACTTAGCATCGGTGCTAGTTCACACAAATATCAAAGTGGCTGTTGTGATTGGTGGCGTGGCAAGCGAGAAACAGACGAGGATATTGAACCGTAGGCCGGAGATTGTCGTCGGAACGCCGGGAAGGTTGTGGGAACTGATTGAACAGGGCAATGAACACCTCGGTCAAATAGAAAATATTAA GTACTTGGCCATTGACGAAACCGATCGCATGGTCGAGCAGGGTCACTTTGAGGAGTTGAAGAAACTTCTGGAGATCATCAACGGTAACGAAGCCGCCAGATTGAGGCGGCAGAACTTTGTATTTTCGGCAACCCTCACTCTCGTGCACAAGGGGAAGAGACGCGTGAAAACGAAGGGAAAG gtaacaaTGACTTCAGAAATCAAAGTGAAGCAGCTAGCAAAAATGATTGGTTTGAAGGACAAGCCCAAGATAGTCGACGTCACCCGGAAATTTGGAACTGCGGAGAGTCTGACGGAATCGAGGATTAACTGTGATAAA GAGGAGAAAGACTACTACCTGTACTATATTTTGAAACAGTACCCAGGTCGAACTCTGGTATTTTGCAACAGCATCGATTGCGTACGAAGATTGCAAAATCTGTTTACTTTCCTCCAGTGCCAACCCATG TCTCTCCATGCTTCGATGCACCAAAAACAGCGACTGAAGAGCCTCGAGAGGTTCTCTTCCAGTTCCGTGGCGTTGCTCTTGGCTACGGATGTCGCGGCTAGAGGTCTAGACATACCCAACATTCAGCATGTTATTCATTATCAGACTCCACGAACAGCAGAG ACTTACATCCACCGCAGCGGACGGACAGCGAGAGCCGAACAAGAAGGGCTCAGCGTTCTTTTCATCGATTCGTCGGAAATCAAAAAGTATCGTCAGCTGTGTCTGTCTCTGAATCGTGCGACGGATCTTCCTCCTTTCCCGGTCGAGGTGAACATCATGGAGCAGGTTAAGAAACGTGTGGATTTTGCTCGCCAACTGGAACTGATGGACCATTCGAATCGGAAAGAAAGGGCCGAAGATAACTGGTTCAAGAAAGCAGCCAGGGATGCCGATATCTTGTTGGACTC AGATGACGACGACGAAGACGAAAAAACGAACCAGGCGATGATGGCCGCGCGGGCAAAACGCGAGAACAAGGTCATGAAAGCAAAGTTGAGGCAGATGCTGTCCAGGCCGATGGTGGGGTCAGGGTTCTCCGGCAAGTATCCCACGCAGACCGGGTCTCTCCTCTTGCCCCTCCTCAGGGAACAGAGGGAGGATGGCGACGAACAGGACGGAAAGGACGCTCTGTCGGTGATGAAGAAAGAAGCCGTGGAATTCACCAAACTGGTGAAGAAGGTCAAGCCAAGGCCCCCGAAAAAGAAGAAGGTAAACACCAGGAAATTTAAAGGTTATGAAAAGAGGAGGAACAAGTTAATCAAggaaaaagaaaggagagagaaagaagaaaaacagagagatTGA